TAAGGATGAGACCAAGGATGTTTCCTATGATTCTTACCGAGGAGTAGATGAATTGATGCCATTGGCAAAAGGGGTGAGTCTTAAACCCACAGCCTTTGATGACTATGGCAATGAATCCCCTTTGGATTATGAAAGGATGATGAAGATTGTGCTTTCTCATGGGTATCATGGTTATGTCGGTATTGAGCATGGAGAGAAAGATAGGGAATGGGATAGTATCGTAGAAATCAGGAATATTCTGGTGGCAATGGAAAAGAACTTGGTATAAAAAAATCAAAAGATCTTTTGTAGTGGCAAACCTTAAAACCAGCTAATATGATCGGTAGCCATCTTCATTGATATTAGATTTCTTGCTCAGCAATTTGAAAGTTTTGTCTGTTTTAAAATAGGTTGAACAACTGCTCTCCCCTTTTGAGGACCTGTAGCTCCTGTCTTTGCCTGATTTCTTCCCTTACATCGGGTGATTTTGCTTCCAAAAGGAGCTGGGAAACATTCCAGACATCACTTCTCCAGGAGACGATCATTTTTGAAAGCAGCCATTCGTCCATACGTCCCATCAATTTGTCCAAAAATGCCAAACTTGGCGAAAGTGGTTTGATGATATTGTCCTGAACCGCATCTATAGAGTTGGCAATAACCTGATTGACCAGTTCATGGTCATTTTTCCGCTTCGTTCTTTTATCTGGATCAGCGCTGATCCATTCTTGTTCCATGCAATCATAAAGTGTCAAGGGAAGATCATAATTGATATGGGCATTGACGCCCAAAAGTAGGTTTTGCAGGACATGGGGTTCAGGATTTTTGCTGGCATCATGCGCCTGCTTCCATACGGAGGGCACATGAGGATGTTCAGATTGATAGAGATCGAGTGCCTCGAAATAATAGTCTGAGAACCTGACCAACAAAGTGCTTACCCATAAAGGATCTGAAAAGTGCTTTTCTTCAATGGAGACATACATATTTCGGCTCATCAGGGTATAGCACTGTAAAAACACATGTCTTCGGTCGCCTGAGCTTTCCCAATGAGAAGACTCTTTGGTCATTCTTTGTAGAAGGTTGTTGATGGTTTCCATATTTTTAAAAATACTCTTTTCTGATTAATTATCTGAAAATAAATTGATTACGGGTCGAAAAAGTATTTT
This Cecembia calidifontis DNA region includes the following protein-coding sequences:
- a CDS encoding DUF5995 family protein, with the protein product METINNLLQRMTKESSHWESSGDRRHVFLQCYTLMSRNMYVSIEEKHFSDPLWVSTLLVRFSDYYFEALDLYQSEHPHVPSVWKQAHDASKNPEPHVLQNLLLGVNAHINYDLPLTLYDCMEQEWISADPDKRTKRKNDHELVNQVIANSIDAVQDNIIKPLSPSLAFLDKLMGRMDEWLLSKMIVSWRSDVWNVSQLLLEAKSPDVREEIRQRQELQVLKRGEQLFNLF